From the genome of Vulpes lagopus strain Blue_001 chromosome 2, ASM1834538v1, whole genome shotgun sequence, one region includes:
- the PPP2R1A gene encoding serine/threonine-protein phosphatase 2A 65 kDa regulatory subunit A alpha isoform isoform X1, with the protein MAAADGDDSLYPIAVLIDELRNEDVQLRLNSIKKLSTIALALGVERTRSELLPFLTDTIYDEDEVLLALAEQLGTFTTLVGGPEYVHCLLPPLESLATVEETVVRDKAVESLRAISHEHSPSDLEAHFVPLVKRLAGGDWFTSRTSACGLFSVCYPRVSSAVKAELRQYFRNLCSDDTPMVRRAAASKLGEFAKVLELDNVKSEIIPMFSNLASDEQDSVRLLAVEACVNIAQLLPQEDLEALVMPTLRQAAEDKSWRVRYMVADKFTELQKAVGPEITKTDLVPAFQNLMKDCEAEVRAAASHKVKEFCENLSADCRENVIMTQILPCIKELVSDANQHVKSALASVIMGLSPILGKDNTIEHLLPLFLAQLKDECPEVRLNIISNLDCVNEVIGIRQLSQSLLPAIVELAEDAKWRVRLAIIEYMPLLAGQLGVEFFDEKLNSLCMAWLVDHVYAIREAATSNLKKLVEKFGKEWAHATIIPKVLAMSGDPNYLHRMTTLFCINVLSEVCGQDITTKHMLPTVLRMAGDPVANVRFNVAKSLQKIGPILDNSTLQSEVKPILEKLTQDQDVDVKYFAQEALTGHPNSN; encoded by the exons ATACCATCTACGATGAGGATGAGGTCCTCTTGGCCCTGGCGGAACAGCTGGGAACCTTCACCACGCTGGTGGGAGGCCCCGAGTACGTCCACTGCCTGCTG CCACCCCTGGAGTCGCTGGCCACGGTGGAGGAGACGGTGGTGCGGGACAAGGCGGTGGAGTCCTTGCGGGCCATCTCGCATGAGCACTCACCCTCTGACCTCGAGGCCCACTTCGTGCCACTGGTGAAGCGGCTGGCGGGTGGCGACTGGTTCACCTCCCGCACCTCGGCTTGTGGCCTCTTCTCTGTTTGCTACCCCCGCGTGTCCAGTGCCGTCAAGGCAGAACTTCGACA GTACTTCCGGAACCTGTGCTCAGATGACACCCCCATGGTGCGGCGGGCCGCAGCCTCCAAACTGGGGGAATTTGCCAAGGTGCTGGAACTGGACAATGTCAAGAGTGAGATCATCCCCATGTTTTCCAACCTGGCCTCTGACGAGCAG GACTCAGTGCGACTGTTGGCAGTGGAGGCATGTGTGAACATCGCCCAGCTACTGCCCCAGGAAGATCTGGAAGCCCTGGTGATGCCCACCCTTCGCCAGGCTGCTGAGGACAAGTCATGGCGTGTCCGATACATGGTGGCCGACAAGTTCACAGAA CTCCAGAAAGCTGTGGGGCCTGAGATCACCAAGACAGACCTGGTGCCCGCCTTCCAGAACCTAATGAAAGACTGTGAGGCTGAGGTGAGGGCCGCAGCCTCCCACAAGGTCAAAG AATTCTGTGAAAATCTCTCTGCTGACTGTCGGGAGAATGTGATCATGACCCAGATCTTACCCTGCATCAAG gaGCTGGTGTCAGATGCCAACCAACACGTGAAGTCAGCCCTGGCCTCAGTCATCATGGGCCTCTCCCCCATCCTGGGCAAAGACAACACCATTGAGCACCTGTTGCCCCTCTTTCTGGCTCAGCTGAAGGATGAG TGTCCAGAGGTGCGGCTCAACATTATCTCCAACCTGGACTGTGTGAATGAGGTAATCGGCATCCGGCAGCTGTCCCAGTCCCTGCTGCCTGCCATTGTGGAACTGGCTGAAGATGCCAAGTGGCGAGTGCGGTTGGCCATCATTGAGTACATGCCCCTGCTGGCTGGACAGCTG GGGGTAGAATTCTTTGATGAGAAGCTCAACTCCTTGTGCATGGCCTGGCTTGTGGATCATG TCTATGCCATCCGTGAGGCAGCCACCAGCAACCTGAAGAAGCTGGTGGAGAAATTTGGAAAGGAGTGGGCCCATGCCACTATCATCCCTAAGGTCTTGGCCATGTCCGGGGACCCCAACTACCTGCACCGCATGACTACGCTCTTCTGCATCAAT GTGCTATCTGAGGTCTGTGGGCAGGACATCACCACCAAGCATATGCTCCCTACAGTCCTGCGTATGGCTGGGGACCCTGTCGCCAATGTCCGGTTCAATGTGGCCAAGTCCCTACAGAAGATAGGGCCTATCCTCGACAACAG CACATTGCAGAGCGAGGTCAAGCCCATCCTAGAGAAGCTAACCCAGGACCAGGATGTGGATGTCAAGTACTTTGCCCAGGAGGCTCTGACTG GTCACCCGAATTCTAACTGA
- the PPP2R1A gene encoding serine/threonine-protein phosphatase 2A 65 kDa regulatory subunit A alpha isoform isoform X2, translated as MAAADGDDSLYPIAVLIDELRNEDVQLRLNSIKKLSTIALALGVERTRSELLPFLTDTIYDEDEVLLALAEQLGTFTTLVGGPEYVHCLLPPLESLATVEETVVRDKAVESLRAISHEHSPSDLEAHFVPLVKRLAGGDWFTSRTSACGLFSVCYPRVSSAVKAELRQYFRNLCSDDTPMVRRAAASKLGEFAKVLELDNVKSEIIPMFSNLASDEQDSVRLLAVEACVNIAQLLPQEDLEALVMPTLRQAAEDKSWRVRYMVADKFTELQKAVGPEITKTDLVPAFQNLMKDCEAEVRAAASHKVKEFCENLSADCRENVIMTQILPCIKELVSDANQHVKSALASVIMGLSPILGKDNTIEHLLPLFLAQLKDECPEVRLNIISNLDCVNEVIGIRQLSQSLLPAIVELAEDAKWRVRLAIIEYMPLLAGQLGVEFFDEKLNSLCMAWLVDHVYAIREAATSNLKKLVEKFGKEWAHATIIPKVLAMSGDPNYLHRMTTLFCINVLSEVCGQDITTKHMLPTVLRMAGDPVANVRFNVAKSLQKIGPILDNSTLQSEVKPILEKLTQDQDVDVKYFAQEALTVLSLA; from the exons ATACCATCTACGATGAGGATGAGGTCCTCTTGGCCCTGGCGGAACAGCTGGGAACCTTCACCACGCTGGTGGGAGGCCCCGAGTACGTCCACTGCCTGCTG CCACCCCTGGAGTCGCTGGCCACGGTGGAGGAGACGGTGGTGCGGGACAAGGCGGTGGAGTCCTTGCGGGCCATCTCGCATGAGCACTCACCCTCTGACCTCGAGGCCCACTTCGTGCCACTGGTGAAGCGGCTGGCGGGTGGCGACTGGTTCACCTCCCGCACCTCGGCTTGTGGCCTCTTCTCTGTTTGCTACCCCCGCGTGTCCAGTGCCGTCAAGGCAGAACTTCGACA GTACTTCCGGAACCTGTGCTCAGATGACACCCCCATGGTGCGGCGGGCCGCAGCCTCCAAACTGGGGGAATTTGCCAAGGTGCTGGAACTGGACAATGTCAAGAGTGAGATCATCCCCATGTTTTCCAACCTGGCCTCTGACGAGCAG GACTCAGTGCGACTGTTGGCAGTGGAGGCATGTGTGAACATCGCCCAGCTACTGCCCCAGGAAGATCTGGAAGCCCTGGTGATGCCCACCCTTCGCCAGGCTGCTGAGGACAAGTCATGGCGTGTCCGATACATGGTGGCCGACAAGTTCACAGAA CTCCAGAAAGCTGTGGGGCCTGAGATCACCAAGACAGACCTGGTGCCCGCCTTCCAGAACCTAATGAAAGACTGTGAGGCTGAGGTGAGGGCCGCAGCCTCCCACAAGGTCAAAG AATTCTGTGAAAATCTCTCTGCTGACTGTCGGGAGAATGTGATCATGACCCAGATCTTACCCTGCATCAAG gaGCTGGTGTCAGATGCCAACCAACACGTGAAGTCAGCCCTGGCCTCAGTCATCATGGGCCTCTCCCCCATCCTGGGCAAAGACAACACCATTGAGCACCTGTTGCCCCTCTTTCTGGCTCAGCTGAAGGATGAG TGTCCAGAGGTGCGGCTCAACATTATCTCCAACCTGGACTGTGTGAATGAGGTAATCGGCATCCGGCAGCTGTCCCAGTCCCTGCTGCCTGCCATTGTGGAACTGGCTGAAGATGCCAAGTGGCGAGTGCGGTTGGCCATCATTGAGTACATGCCCCTGCTGGCTGGACAGCTG GGGGTAGAATTCTTTGATGAGAAGCTCAACTCCTTGTGCATGGCCTGGCTTGTGGATCATG TCTATGCCATCCGTGAGGCAGCCACCAGCAACCTGAAGAAGCTGGTGGAGAAATTTGGAAAGGAGTGGGCCCATGCCACTATCATCCCTAAGGTCTTGGCCATGTCCGGGGACCCCAACTACCTGCACCGCATGACTACGCTCTTCTGCATCAAT GTGCTATCTGAGGTCTGTGGGCAGGACATCACCACCAAGCATATGCTCCCTACAGTCCTGCGTATGGCTGGGGACCCTGTCGCCAATGTCCGGTTCAATGTGGCCAAGTCCCTACAGAAGATAGGGCCTATCCTCGACAACAG CACATTGCAGAGCGAGGTCAAGCCCATCCTAGAGAAGCTAACCCAGGACCAGGATGTGGATGTCAAGTACTTTGCCCAGGAGGCTCTGACTG TTCTGTCTCTCGCCTGA